The DNA segment TCATCCAGCCATTCAGGAGTCACCGGCATCCAAGATTCCAAGAACTTGTCCAACAGCAGACCAGCACAACACAATTCATCATTGGCTATTTGGCTCATTGCATGATTGCATCCAAAAGATGAAAACACTACAGGCCTTCAGCCTTGAGTGGTTGAGCCTAGTAGTAGAAGGCTAGAAGCCAGCAGCCCAAGTCCCAACAGGCGTCACGCAACAGGCTGCAGGGCTACAGGCTTTCAGCCCATAGAGGGCATAGACAAAAGACATTGAGCCCAACACAAATCGGTTTCTTCGGTTCATTCGGTTTTCAGCAGGTTTATACCAAAAAACCGAAGATTGGAAAACCATACTTTCTGTAGTGAGGAACCGAAAACTGGTCAAACTGAGTTGCCCAGTTTGGTTCGGTATTTTTGGCTCGGTTTTTTCCGTTTGGTTACAAAGTGCACAGTCCTACTAAACAAATGCAAAAGGGACTTATGGAATTGACTTTGTTCTGCCCTCCTTGAGCATAGAAGATGAAGCATATATGGTACTTGGTAAGGAAAAGCATACCTCAACAACTTCTGTCCCACCATTTTGTATGCGAGAAGTGAGGTAGCTAACCTCTTCTGGGGTGAACGAGCAGGGAGGGTTCACCTATGGAAATAGCAAGgcataaaataaaataagttGAAACTGATTTTCTACTATTTCTATCAGACAAATATTACAGTTGAAACTGATTTTCTACTATTTCTATCAGACAAATATTACATGGTCCAGAATTTCATAGCAATTGAAAATGACCCTAACCTGTGAAAGTAGTGGTAATATCGTAACTCCTGCATGCCCACCAATCACAGGAACATTGATATCTCTGGGGTCAAGTCCAAGAACCTCTCCCTGTAAACAAAGAAGTGAAGGAATTTTGAGAAACCGTCCATGTAGAAATTGCTGTGTGACACAATCTGTTGAATTACGTACCACAAAAGTATTTGCTCTCACTACATCAAGTGTTGTCACCCCCATAAGACGTTTAGGGTCATATGTCCCAGCTTTCTTGAAAACTTCAGCAGCGATTGGAACAGTAGAATTGACAGGATTACTGATCACATTTACGATTGCCTTGGGGCAGCATTTTGCAATTCCCTCGCAGAGAGTCCGGACGATTCCAGCATTGATGTTGAACAAATCATCCCTTGTCATCCCAGGCTTCCGAGGGACACCAGCAGGAATTATCACAAGATCCATTCCAGTTAGAGCATTTTTCAACTGTGGCTGGCCCAAGAAGCCACGCACCTGTAGATTTTAGGATTTGAATAATTACATCCAATAATCAAAATAACTTTTATGGTTCAATAATCAGATAAATAAATGTATGTTTGTACTTTGTATGAAAAGCAGAGGGCCATCAAGGATATCTAGGAAGCTATAAAAGATAAAACTGAAATCAATGACAATAACTCTTGTTTAAAAATTGCAAGTAGAATACCGCTTATGTTTTGAGCTTTGATTCCCAACTATCAGAGAGTGATCAGACACTAAGTAATTTTTTCCAAGGTCTTCTGTAGAAATTCCTGACACAACATGACTTTTATAACTATGAGTATTTCACAGGGAAACTGTTACTTGTCTCCTGAGTGGCTGAGTTACAAAGATTATAAGAGCTGGCTGCAACTGCTTCAGGATGAGTCATACATACACTAGCGAAAACAACTATGCAGCTGCAGCACTTTATATCCTATAAATACGACCCACGAGTCCATATGGAAATAAAGTGTAGTAGAGGTCTACCGACATGCAACTGTGACAGTAATCTTCTCTTCAGAATCAATATTCCAGAATCTCAGGAGAATACAAAGTGTCCAGGAACATACCACAGCACTAGTGTCCATGTGGCTAATGTCTGCTGTGACACCAGGTGTGTTGGCAACATCGTATAGATGGAGCACCGAAACAAGAGGGTTCATCTTCATTTGTAATGCGAGTGGCTGACCAATCCCACCAGATGCACCCAAGATTGCAACCTTAAATCCTGGTGCCGCACCTTTTGCACGGCAATTGGATCCACTCAGGAGGGAGACCTCCATCACCTTCAAAACAAAGTAACAGGAGAAAATTTAGCAGAGAGTAAAAGCAGTTCCTGGAAAAAGATGGCAGTAAATCAATTACAATGTTATAGCTTCCAATCATTGCGACTGAACCTAAGTTTCAGTCTGTAGGGGCAAATTTAGGAACTTGTCGCTGG comes from the Phragmites australis chromosome 22, lpPhrAust1.1, whole genome shotgun sequence genome and includes:
- the LOC133904766 gene encoding malate dehydrogenase, glyoxysomal, producing MERQEGANTAAARRMAKLASHLTSHPQVMEVSLLSGSNCRAKGAAPGFKVAILGASGGIGQPLALQMKMNPLVSVLHLYDVANTPGVTADISHMDTSAVVRGFLGQPQLKNALTGMDLVIIPAGVPRKPGMTRDDLFNINAGIVRTLCEGIAKCCPKAIVNVISNPVNSTVPIAAEVFKKAGTYDPKRLMGVTTLDVVRANTFVGEVLGLDPRDINVPVIGGHAGVTILPLLSQVNPPCSFTPEEVSYLTSRIQNGGTEVVEAKAGAGSATLSMAYAAAKFADACLRGLRGDAGIVECSYVASQVTELPFFASKVRLGRCGIEEILPLGPLNEFERAGLEKAKKELAESIQKGVSFINK